CTCGCCGTCGGGGCGGGCTACCACACCGAAGCCGTCGCGGCCGTCGCGATTATGCTGCTCTCGCTCGGTTTTCTGAAAAAATTCAGTCGGCAGATATCGGGGAAACTCCGGTTCCGCGTGGTGGAGGTGACGGTCACCGAATCCGGAGGCGACAACCATATCCACGATCTGGAAGATCTGATTTCCCGGGAGCGGTGCCAGGTGCGCGAAGTGGACGTCACGCGCGATCTGAACGCGGGGCAGGTTCGCGTCCGCGTCCAGATCGGCATTCCGCGCGATTTCGATCCGGCGCAGATCGCCGATGCCATCATGAAAGAGCCCTGGGCCACGCACGCCGAAGTGCGCTAGGTCGTGACGACGATCTTTCCGATG
The genomic region above belongs to bacterium and contains:
- a CDS encoding MgtC/SapB family protein gives rise to the protein MHDQLASVLLLIEAAFLGGLIGIERERSNQPAGVRTHLILCLGSALIMIVSRRVAEGGVFDPGRIAAQVVTGVGFLGAGAILRMGPTVRGLTTAASIWTTAGIGLAVGAGYHTEAVAAVAIMLLSLGFLKKFSRQISGKLRFRVVEVTVTESGGDNHIHDLEDLISRERCQVREVDVTRDLNAGQVRVRVQIGIPRDFDPAQIADAIMKEPWATHAEVR